AAGGCGCACATGAAGGCGCTGGGACTCGCGAAGGCCGAGGTCAAGCTGGGTCGGTGAGGGCGTCGTCGAGCACGCCTCACGGGCGGTCGCTCCGGGATGCCAATGTGAGCGCTAGCGCACCAGGGCGCGCATGCGCTCCAGCGTCTCGCGCTGGAAGCGCAGCTGATAGCTACGCGCAACCGGTGCACCGAGGCGTGAGAGCACCCCGTGCGGGCGCGAGAAGGCCTGTACGTCGTAGCGCACCACGTCGTCGTCGAGCGTGACCCGGAAGCTCTCCTCCCCGCTCTCGGCGTGTCCGGGCAGCGTGCCGAAGCCGAAGGCAAAGCTGCTGGGCTCTCGCGCCACGTAGATCACGCGACAGGGGTGCACCGAGGCGAAGCCCAGGTGTCGCGCGACGGTCGCGAACAGGGAGCCCGGCGCGAGCTCGCCGGGAGCGCGCACGACACGCGTGAAGGAGGGCGGGTAGTTGTCCACCTTGGCTAGCGCAGCGCACGCACGCTCGAACACGTCACGCCCCCGCCCGGACTCCGTACCGTAGCGGTCCAGCACGAAGCCCGCTGGCGCGACCGCGAGCGGTGTGCGCGTCAGGCCCACGTCACGGTAGGTGAAGGGCTGGTCGCCGCGAGCGCGGAGCAGCGCCAGGACTCGCTCGTCGCTCGGCGGCACGAGGTGGAACATGGGACACATCCTGACGCTTACCGTCCGGAGGTCCACTACTCTGTGGATGGACCATGTTCGACCGCCTCACCAAACGCCTCCTCGCCTTGGTCGGTCTCGATGTCGACTTCTCCATCGACATGCGCGGAGAGCCGTTCCACCTCATCGACGAGTCCGTGTACGTCGGGTCGTGCCCGACGCCAGAGCGCGTGCTGTAGCTCGAGGCGGCGGGGATCACGCACGTCGTCAGCTGCCTGCGCGAGGACGAGCGCGCCCAGGTGGCGTTCCTGAGCGAGCACTTCCACGTGCTCTTCCTGCCGATGCACGACGGCATGCACGAAGACATCGCTGCGGTGTTCCCGGCGTTCTTCGACTTTGCCTCTGTGGTGGAGAGCACGCCGGGGCGCGCCTGCTCGTTCACTGCCAGGCGGAGTCAGCCGCTCCGGCACCTTCGCCACCGCCCTGCACATGCGTAGCCAGCGCCGTAGCTTCTTCGACGCCGTCACGCACGTTCGGACGAAGCGGCCTGCGATCCTCCCGAACATCGGCTTCGCCTCTCAGCTCCAGGCCCTCGAGCACACGCTGCGCCCGGACGCGGGGGCCCCCGGGGTGCCGTCGTCGCTGGCGCGGTACCTCCGTGCGGTGTGCTGCGTCCCCGCGGAGGTCGACGTCATCCAGGACATGTTGGAGCGGCACCACCACGATGCTCCGACGGCCATTCGGGCGATCTTCGGCGGTGAGATACCCCGCGTCGTCCAGGGCGTTCGCGACCGACGAACGGGGCGACGGAACCACCGCGAGTCCCGACTGCGCGCCAGTGCTAGGTTCCGCAGCTGGATGACGGACACCGACGGGAGCATGACCGACCGATGGATGGGCGTGTTCCGCTCCATGGAGCGTGAACCCATCGGCGAAGCCCGCTACGCGCGGGCGCAAGCGCACAAGCGCCGCAGCCTGGCCCTCGCTCTCGTGGGCCTCGTGCTGGTGGCTGGGCCCAGCATCCTGACCGCGGTCGCTGTCGTGTTGGACTCGACGCGGCTCATTGCATACGCCTTGCTCGCATGGATTGGGGGCCCGGTCCTCGGCGCCGGGCCGCTGCACTCCGGGCTCAAGCGCCTCCAGCACCTACGCGGAATCCAGCCGGACAGTGAGGTCGAGGTCTTCGTAGGAGCGGCAACCGCGCCCGGGTTCCGCT
The Sandaracinaceae bacterium genome window above contains:
- a CDS encoding DUF1990 domain-containing protein, with protein sequence MFHLVPPSDERVLALLRARGDQPFTYRDVGLTRTPLAVAPAGFVLDRYGTESGRGRDVFERACAALAKVDNYPPSFTRVVRAPGELAPGSLFATVARHLGFASVHPCRVIYVAREPSSFAFGFGTLPGHAESGEESFRVTLDDDVVRYDVQAFSRPHGVLSRLGAPVARSYQLRFQRETLERMRALVR